From Antricoccus suffuscus, the proteins below share one genomic window:
- a CDS encoding DUF1116 domain-containing protein, with protein sequence MTDPSYSFLRDEPVIVSAGAAIFDEALHGQAVPLTVVDWAPPRFADSAHIASVTSDPRRHAANQQALDRVLTARSELVDVRPASEALGLKPGQFLHAGPPITWDRASGPMRGALIGAMIFEGLAANAEDAERALAGDNVELDSCHHHDAVGPMAGVISPSMWVFELRDPVHGGTAYCSLNEGLGKVLRYGAYGPEVIDRLTWMSTVLGPALQTAVRAAKTVDCATILAQMLQMGDEGHNRNRAGTLMLLRDLLPHLVASGVPARDLAEVCRFVGGNDHFFLNLVMPTAKLAMDAGRGVPGSSLVVAMARNGTDFGIQCSGTGDQWFTGPANKPEGLFLGQYGPDDANPDIGDSAITETIGVGGFSMATAPAIVRLVGGDVNFALTTSRKMYEITLGEHPMYSIPILEFRGIPCGIDALAVARTGILPQINTGMAGALAGTGQVGAGLVTPPEKCFTDAVAALAAARPSTA encoded by the coding sequence ATGACCGATCCGAGTTATTCGTTTCTGCGCGACGAACCTGTCATCGTGAGCGCCGGCGCCGCGATTTTCGATGAGGCTCTGCACGGTCAAGCAGTGCCGCTCACGGTTGTCGACTGGGCGCCACCGCGATTTGCCGATTCGGCCCACATCGCCTCTGTGACAAGTGATCCGCGGCGGCACGCGGCCAATCAGCAGGCACTCGACCGGGTACTCACGGCCCGTTCAGAACTGGTCGACGTGCGGCCCGCATCCGAGGCGCTGGGTCTGAAACCGGGGCAGTTTCTGCACGCTGGCCCACCGATCACGTGGGACCGCGCATCCGGTCCGATGCGCGGTGCGCTCATCGGCGCGATGATCTTCGAAGGCCTTGCTGCAAACGCGGAAGATGCCGAACGGGCCCTCGCCGGCGACAACGTCGAACTCGACTCCTGCCACCATCACGACGCGGTCGGACCGATGGCCGGGGTCATCTCCCCGTCTATGTGGGTGTTCGAACTGCGCGACCCGGTGCACGGGGGTACGGCGTACTGCTCGCTCAACGAGGGTTTGGGCAAGGTGCTGCGCTACGGCGCCTACGGCCCAGAGGTCATCGACCGGCTTACGTGGATGAGCACGGTCCTCGGCCCCGCACTCCAGACTGCCGTGCGTGCGGCGAAAACCGTCGACTGTGCAACGATTCTCGCGCAAATGTTGCAGATGGGCGACGAAGGCCACAACCGCAATCGCGCGGGTACGCTGATGTTACTGCGCGACTTACTTCCCCACCTTGTCGCCAGCGGCGTGCCGGCGCGTGACCTCGCTGAGGTCTGCCGGTTCGTCGGTGGAAACGACCACTTCTTCCTCAACCTCGTGATGCCGACCGCCAAACTCGCAATGGATGCCGGTCGCGGCGTACCCGGGTCGAGCCTGGTCGTGGCGATGGCGCGCAATGGTACCGACTTCGGGATCCAGTGCTCCGGCACGGGAGACCAGTGGTTTACCGGACCCGCCAACAAACCCGAAGGCCTATTCCTCGGGCAGTACGGCCCCGACGACGCCAACCCGGATATCGGCGACTCTGCAATCACCGAGACGATCGGCGTCGGTGGATTCTCGATGGCGACTGCGCCGGCGATCGTGCGGCTTGTCGGCGGCGACGTCAACTTCGCGCTCACCACGTCCCGGAAAATGTACGAGATCACCCTCGGCGAGCATCCGATGTACTCGATCCCGATCCTCGAGTTTCGCGGGATTCCGTGTGGCATAGACGCTCTCGCGGTTGCACGGACCGGGATCTTGCCGCAGATCAACACCGGAATGGCCGGTGCGCTCGCCGGTACCGGCCAGGTCGGCGCCGGACTGGTCACCCCGCCCGAGAAGTGCTTTACAGATGCCGTTGCGGCGCTGGCGGCAGCGCGTCCGTCAACGGCGTAA
- the rsfS gene encoding ribosome silencing factor codes for MSATQKSIDLATTAATAAADKLGTDIVIIDVSEQLVITDCFVIVSASNERQVKSIVDAIEERLLKDKVKPVRREGAREGRWVLLDYVDIVVHVQHTEERVFYDLARLWKDCPEIPFEDPARAAADSAE; via the coding sequence GTGAGCGCCACCCAGAAGTCCATTGACCTCGCTACCACCGCCGCCACCGCGGCCGCGGACAAGCTCGGCACCGACATCGTGATCATCGACGTCAGTGAACAGCTGGTCATCACCGACTGCTTCGTCATCGTCTCGGCCAGCAATGAGCGGCAGGTCAAATCGATTGTCGACGCAATCGAAGAGCGACTGCTCAAGGACAAGGTCAAGCCGGTACGCCGCGAAGGCGCCCGGGAAGGCCGGTGGGTGCTGTTGGACTACGTTGACATCGTCGTACACGTGCAGCACACCGAGGAGCGCGTCTTCTACGACCTCGCGCGGCTTTGGAAAGACTGCCCCGAAATCCCATTCGAGGATCCAGCGCGGGCGGCCGCGGACTCGGCCGAGTGA
- the nadD gene encoding nicotinate-nucleotide adenylyltransferase gives MSPARIGIMGGTFDPVHNGHLVAASEVGTLFGLDEVIFVPTGEPWQKVDRQVSPAEDRYLMTVIATASNPRFSVSRADIDRGGATYTIDTLRDLHRTYPDAELFFITGADALQQILSWKNAADMFELAHFIGVTRPGYVLDDDGLPDGAVTLVEVPALAISSSDCRERRGRGMPVWYLVPDGVVQYIEKRKLYRRA, from the coding sequence GTGAGCCCAGCCCGTATAGGCATCATGGGCGGCACGTTCGACCCGGTGCACAACGGCCACCTTGTCGCCGCCAGCGAGGTAGGAACCCTGTTCGGGTTGGACGAGGTGATCTTCGTGCCGACCGGCGAGCCCTGGCAGAAGGTTGATCGCCAGGTGAGCCCCGCGGAGGATCGCTACTTGATGACGGTCATCGCGACCGCGTCCAACCCGCGATTTTCCGTGAGCCGGGCGGACATCGACCGCGGCGGTGCGACGTACACGATCGACACGCTGCGCGATCTGCACCGCACCTATCCGGACGCGGAGCTGTTCTTCATCACCGGCGCGGACGCCCTTCAGCAGATCCTGAGCTGGAAGAACGCGGCAGACATGTTCGAGCTCGCCCACTTCATCGGGGTCACCCGTCCGGGCTACGTGCTCGACGACGACGGACTACCCGACGGCGCGGTGACCCTTGTCGAAGTTCCGGCGTTGGCGATCTCTTCGTCGGACTGCCGGGAACGCCGAGGCCGCGGAATGCCGGTCTGGTATCTCGTGCCCGATGGGGTAGTGCAGTACATCGAGAAGCGCAAGCTCTATCGGCGCGCGTAA
- a CDS encoding histidine phosphatase family protein, translated as MSIERLILWRHGLTDWNSAGRFQGQQDVPLAPKGIRQAAEAAPYLAAEQPTAIYSSDLSRAMQTAAALAELTGMQIHADRRLRETSLGRWEGLDRAEVAARFPDELAAWQRGDEVHRGDGESAPEVADRAAELLAEIVDQYDGTVVLVAHGGTHKALLARVLGLPEEHWMQLSPLANCRWSELRRGADRSWRLHGHNIGPLAALEEESTPNVDSDETLSTERPQPAPVPHHR; from the coding sequence GTGAGCATCGAACGGCTTATCCTGTGGCGGCACGGACTCACTGACTGGAACTCGGCCGGCCGGTTTCAGGGGCAGCAGGATGTCCCGCTCGCGCCGAAAGGCATCCGGCAGGCGGCCGAGGCCGCGCCGTACCTCGCGGCCGAACAACCTACCGCGATCTATTCTTCGGACCTGTCTCGAGCGATGCAGACCGCCGCAGCCTTGGCCGAGTTGACCGGCATGCAAATCCACGCAGACCGACGTTTACGTGAGACGTCGCTAGGCCGCTGGGAGGGGCTCGACCGCGCCGAAGTCGCCGCACGGTTCCCGGATGAGTTGGCCGCATGGCAACGCGGCGACGAGGTCCACCGTGGTGACGGTGAGAGCGCACCCGAGGTGGCAGACCGAGCGGCCGAGCTGCTCGCCGAGATCGTCGACCAGTACGACGGCACCGTCGTGCTGGTGGCGCACGGAGGCACGCACAAGGCGCTGCTGGCACGGGTCCTCGGGCTGCCCGAGGAGCACTGGATGCAGCTGTCACCGCTCGCTAACTGTCGCTGGAGCGAGCTGCGCCGCGGCGCCGACCGCTCGTGGCGGCTACACGGACACAACATCGGCCCGCTCGCCGCGCTCGAAGAGGAGTCGACGCCCAACGTCGACTCGGACGAGACGCTCTCCACCGAACGACCCCAGCCAGCGCCCGTTCCGCACCACCGCTGA
- a CDS encoding FdrA family protein has translation MSEHVEIRSGVYRDSVALLQVSKHVAAVAGVEAAIIAMATELNLDLARQMGFTGLDAAEPADLLIAIRCGDDVLETALTEMEGAMASSPSVAASSLEVPAHTVGAALRRADEATLVLLSVPGAHVLPEALDALEAGRSVMIFSDNVPIAHEVLLKELAAQRGLLVMGPDCGTAIVGGVALGFANVVRRGDVGIVAASGTGAQQLACLLDHAGIGISQLIGVGGRDLRAEVAGRSTIQALSALDADPGTTDIIVVSKPAPAEVTHAVRAVAERLSTRVTFCVLGPGQPTMSDTVSSLVQSRHGTSPKWPAVGVREQQPRAGRLSGIYSGGTLADEAMVIASSRLGEVRSNIPLSPGLLIGPNERASTHVVIDYGDDELTRGRPHPMIDPSIRLERIAMDAADPSCAVILLDVVLGHVADPDPAATLAPALRAAGKPVIVSLIGTEADPQHWSRTAEALADAGAEVYLSNAQATARAVDLVAEGTVA, from the coding sequence GTGAGCGAGCACGTAGAGATCCGCAGCGGCGTGTACCGCGACTCGGTCGCGCTGCTTCAGGTCAGCAAGCACGTCGCCGCCGTCGCGGGGGTCGAGGCGGCAATCATTGCGATGGCGACCGAGCTCAACCTCGACCTGGCGCGGCAGATGGGATTCACGGGTCTAGATGCGGCCGAGCCGGCCGACCTGTTGATCGCGATCCGCTGCGGCGACGACGTTCTTGAGACCGCGTTGACCGAGATGGAAGGCGCGATGGCCTCGTCCCCGTCGGTCGCGGCGAGCAGCCTCGAAGTGCCGGCGCACACGGTCGGTGCGGCGTTGCGCCGCGCCGACGAGGCCACCCTGGTGTTGCTGTCCGTGCCGGGCGCCCACGTGCTGCCCGAGGCTCTCGACGCGCTCGAGGCAGGCCGCAGCGTGATGATCTTCAGCGACAACGTGCCTATCGCGCACGAGGTACTGCTCAAAGAACTAGCCGCGCAGCGCGGTCTACTGGTGATGGGTCCGGACTGCGGCACGGCCATCGTGGGCGGGGTTGCGCTGGGCTTCGCCAACGTCGTACGACGTGGCGACGTTGGCATCGTGGCCGCTTCAGGCACAGGCGCGCAGCAGCTCGCCTGCCTACTGGACCACGCCGGCATCGGTATTAGTCAGCTGATCGGCGTCGGCGGACGCGACCTCCGGGCGGAGGTCGCCGGCCGCTCCACGATCCAGGCCCTCAGCGCACTCGATGCCGACCCGGGTACGACGGACATCATCGTCGTGTCCAAACCCGCACCGGCCGAGGTCACCCATGCCGTCCGCGCGGTCGCCGAGCGACTCTCCACGCGCGTAACGTTCTGCGTCCTGGGTCCTGGTCAGCCCACGATGTCCGACACGGTCAGCTCTCTCGTGCAGTCGCGTCACGGCACGTCACCTAAGTGGCCGGCTGTTGGTGTCCGCGAGCAGCAACCGCGCGCCGGACGTCTCAGTGGCATCTATAGCGGCGGCACCCTGGCCGACGAGGCGATGGTCATCGCGTCGTCGCGGCTCGGCGAGGTGCGCTCCAACATTCCCTTGTCGCCCGGGCTGCTCATCGGTCCGAACGAACGCGCCAGCACACACGTGGTCATCGACTACGGCGACGACGAGCTCACCCGCGGCCGACCGCACCCGATGATTGACCCCAGCATCCGGCTCGAGCGGATCGCCATGGACGCTGCCGATCCATCGTGTGCGGTGATCCTGCTGGACGTCGTACTCGGGCACGTCGCCGATCCCGATCCGGCCGCCACGTTGGCGCCTGCGCTTCGCGCCGCGGGCAAGCCAGTCATCGTCTCACTCATCGGCACCGAAGCCGATCCACAACACTGGTCGCGCACCGCCGAGGCACTCGCCGACGCGGGCGCGGAGGTCTATCTCTCCAACGCGCAGGCGACAGCCCGCGCGGTCGACCTCGTCGCCGAAGGGACTGTCGCATGA
- a CDS encoding DegV family protein: protein MTNGTAVVTDSTSYIPQALLAEHPVSIVPLHVVLGDRSGQEGGEITPQDVATALRDKSIAVSTSRPTPEDFLSVYYRLLDEGASDIVSVHISSELSGTFDSARTAAAECNEKRPQGRVHVVDSRITCMAMGQAALAAKRAAEAGIEADEIVRLVNWIAEESTNLFYVDTLEYLRRGGRIGAAQALLGTALAVKPLLHLSEGRIMPLEKVRTSSRAIARLKALALVDAAKRDNQVQIAVQHLAAADRAESLAADLAKALPADTSIVVGEVGAVVGAHVGPGLLGIALTPLTDALPPAPQRHL from the coding sequence ATGACCAATGGCACCGCTGTCGTGACGGACTCGACGTCGTACATCCCGCAGGCGCTGCTTGCCGAGCACCCGGTCTCGATCGTGCCGCTGCATGTCGTGCTCGGTGATCGCAGCGGGCAGGAGGGCGGCGAGATTACTCCGCAGGACGTCGCGACGGCATTGCGCGACAAGAGCATCGCGGTCTCTACCTCGCGGCCCACGCCAGAGGACTTCCTGAGCGTCTATTACCGGCTGCTCGACGAAGGCGCAAGTGACATCGTCAGCGTGCATATCTCCTCCGAGTTGTCGGGCACGTTCGACAGCGCGCGTACGGCGGCCGCCGAATGCAACGAGAAGCGTCCGCAGGGCCGGGTCCACGTCGTCGACTCCCGCATCACCTGCATGGCCATGGGTCAGGCCGCACTTGCCGCGAAGCGAGCGGCGGAGGCTGGCATCGAGGCCGACGAGATCGTGCGGTTGGTCAATTGGATCGCCGAAGAGTCGACCAATTTGTTCTACGTGGACACTCTTGAATACTTACGTCGCGGCGGTCGGATCGGCGCGGCACAAGCGTTGTTGGGTACGGCGCTCGCGGTTAAACCATTGCTGCACCTGTCCGAAGGCCGGATCATGCCGCTGGAAAAGGTTCGCACGTCGAGCCGAGCAATCGCCCGGCTCAAGGCCCTTGCTCTGGTCGATGCGGCAAAGCGTGACAATCAGGTGCAGATCGCGGTGCAGCATCTCGCGGCCGCCGACCGCGCCGAGTCGTTAGCCGCAGACTTGGCAAAGGCATTGCCTGCCGATACGTCAATCGTGGTCGGCGAGGTGGGCGCAGTCGTCGGCGCGCACGTAGGCCCCGGACTGCTTGGTATCGCGCTTACGCCGTTGACGGACGCGCTGCCGCCAGCGCCGCAACGGCATCTGTAA
- a CDS encoding vWA domain-containing protein: MTTQAPDATVATGGLLSHLTGFVDALRGTGIPVGIGECIDTATVFNTVDVLRREDLREGLAAVCVKRPSYRLAFDTMFDLWWPLAVGDGTAIGSGDGEGGEGDPDNPELPTNADGEADIEAWRKMLADALLNGDTDLLRRIARNAVSALGKGAAGGGRESYYSYRVMRALSPDTLVSQLLAGLLKGADKGGMQEAVARQTIRDRLAEFRRLVDAEVRRRVAEDRGKDNVAKSTVRPMADQVDFLRAQSDDLAELRRTVHPLARRLASRLAARRRLGRSGRLDFRRTVRASLATGGIPINTYHKPRKQHKPELVVLCDVSGSVAGFSHFTLMLTSALREQFSKVRAFAFVDTTDEVTEFFTPGADLPTAVQRIGREANLVWFDGHSDYGHSFEAFEEKWPEAVGPKTSLLILGDARSNYRDPSLATLRTIVGRSRHAYWLNPEAQRMWGSGDSVADRYADVIDMQECRNAAQLAEFVHNILPGA; encoded by the coding sequence ATGACCACGCAGGCGCCGGACGCAACCGTGGCAACGGGTGGACTCCTCAGCCACCTCACCGGATTCGTAGACGCATTACGCGGCACCGGAATCCCGGTGGGCATCGGCGAGTGCATCGACACCGCAACGGTGTTCAACACCGTCGACGTACTACGCCGCGAAGACCTTCGCGAGGGTCTGGCGGCGGTCTGCGTCAAGCGGCCGTCGTACCGGCTCGCCTTCGACACCATGTTTGACCTGTGGTGGCCGCTGGCGGTCGGGGACGGCACCGCGATCGGCTCCGGCGACGGTGAGGGTGGCGAAGGCGACCCGGACAACCCCGAGTTGCCGACCAACGCCGACGGCGAGGCCGACATCGAAGCGTGGCGCAAGATGCTCGCCGATGCGTTGCTCAATGGCGATACCGACCTGCTGCGCCGAATCGCGCGCAACGCCGTCTCGGCGCTGGGCAAGGGCGCCGCGGGTGGTGGGCGCGAGTCCTACTACAGCTACCGCGTGATGCGTGCGTTGTCCCCGGACACGCTTGTATCTCAACTGCTCGCCGGTTTGCTCAAGGGCGCCGACAAGGGTGGCATGCAAGAAGCTGTCGCCCGCCAGACCATTCGTGACCGGCTCGCCGAGTTTCGCCGTCTGGTCGACGCCGAGGTACGTCGCCGCGTCGCCGAGGATCGCGGCAAGGACAATGTCGCAAAGTCGACGGTCCGCCCGATGGCCGACCAGGTCGACTTTCTGCGCGCCCAGTCGGACGACCTCGCCGAGCTACGCCGTACCGTCCATCCTCTTGCGCGTCGTCTTGCCTCTCGGCTTGCGGCTCGGCGTCGTCTCGGGCGCTCCGGTCGGCTGGACTTCCGGCGTACGGTCCGCGCCTCGCTTGCCACTGGCGGCATCCCGATCAACACGTACCACAAGCCGCGCAAGCAGCACAAACCCGAACTCGTCGTCCTGTGCGACGTCTCTGGTTCGGTTGCCGGCTTCTCGCATTTCACGCTGATGCTGACCTCAGCGCTGCGCGAGCAATTCTCCAAGGTGCGCGCGTTCGCCTTCGTTGACACCACCGACGAGGTGACCGAGTTCTTCACCCCCGGTGCCGACCTGCCCACCGCTGTACAACGGATCGGGCGCGAGGCCAACCTCGTCTGGTTCGACGGCCACAGCGACTACGGCCATTCGTTCGAGGCCTTCGAGGAAAAATGGCCTGAAGCGGTGGGGCCCAAGACCTCCCTGTTGATCCTGGGCGATGCGCGCAGCAACTATCGTGACCCGAGTCTGGCCACGTTGCGCACGATCGTCGGCCGGTCCCGGCACGCCTACTGGCTCAACCCAGAGGCGCAGCGGATGTGGGGCAGCGGTGACTCCGTCGCCGACCGGTACGCCGACGTCATCGACATGCAGGAATGCCGAAACGCGGCGCAGCTCGCCGAGTTTGTGCACAACATCCTCCCGGGCGCGTGA